The following DNA comes from Castor canadensis chromosome 15, mCasCan1.hap1v2, whole genome shotgun sequence.
GCATCGTGGCCACTGCCGGACAGTTCGCCCAGTGGTACTTTGGCGCCTACTCCATGTATCCTTCTACTAGGGACCTGATGGGACCGGGCTTGGGGCTGTTCCTGCTGCTTCTGGGGCCACCGTTTGCAGAGGCACGCCACATCCGGTTGACCACGGGCCGGGCTCCATCTGTAGTTTTGGAAGCCAGGGTCACAGCAGCAGGGCCACTTAGCAGAGGTCAGCGGCACCTGGTGGGGCTGGGGGGGGTATCGGTGCTGAGGCTGGCACTGCGGCCCTCTGTCAGGCCTCGGGTTGGACCCCACGGTAACCCACCCACCATGTTGGCCCAGGAGCTGAGGACAGGTGAGGTGGGAGATGGGCTCAGAGCAGCAGCCCAGTGGCCAGGCCTGTGGGACGCACATGGCCCCCATCAGCCAGGGGGTCTCGTGGCGGCCGGGCTGAGTGGGGCTAATCCTTGACTGGGCCGTGCAGCGCGGCGGGGGTGTTCATCTGCCTGCTGGAGTACCCgcggggaaagaggaaaaagggctCCACCATGGAGCGATGGTCAGTGGCTCCCATCTGGGCGGGTGGGGGTGGGCAGCCTTTTCTTGGACCCCTGTACCTGGGAGGAAAAGAACCTGGGACCCTGGGTGGGGTTGGGGCAGTGGCGGGGGTCCTACGTCAGAGTGGCCCCAACCCCGTGGTCTGTCTTTCCTTCCACGTCTAGCGGACAGAAGTACATGACTGCCGTGGTGAAGCTGTTCGGGCCGCTCACCAGGAATTACTATGTCCGGGCCATCCTGCACCTTCTGTGAGTCCCACCACTTCCCTGTCCCCACTGGGCGCGTGGACAGAAGAGCGTGTGCCCAGCTAGGCCCCTCCTTTACTGCACGTTTGCCAAACAGAAACCAGTGGACCTCTGGCAGAGGTCCCTCACCTGTGTCCTCAAGTCACCCCAAACCCAGTATCTTAAATGAGCAGCGTCTTGGTTCTGGGGTCACTGGGCCTGGCTGGGTGGTTCCTGCCTTGGTCTCCTACGTTTGCCTGCAAGGCGGCGTGTCTGGTGGCCTTCGCTGGACTGGGGCCGGGCACGCGGCCATGCTACAGGTCTTGAGCTTCCTCCCAACATGGCGGCTGGGGCCCAAGAGGCAAAGAACAGACCAAGGCAGAGAAAAGCTTCATCTGAACTGAAGTCAGACCTTCGGCAGCGCTGAGCCTCCCCTTGGTCTGGGGTCAGCCTTGTCGTCTGTGCTGTCCTGTGATCAGAAGCCTCCCTTCTGACATCCGTGCTGTGTTTGCCcgccctgccctcccctcctctcccttcctgtcCTCCTCTCCAGGCTGGCAGTGCCTGCGGGCTTCCTGCTGGCCACCATCCTGGGAACCGCCTGCTTGGCCATTGCAAGTGCCATCTACCTGCTGGTAAGTGGTGTCCTCTGTGGTCAGCCTCTGGTCACTCGCAGCCCTGGTTCTGGGTGTCTTGGCTCTCCTGACCAGCTCTGTAGGCTGTGCTGAGGCAGGAGCTCTGTGCTTGCCACGCATGAGCTCCCCTTGCTTGCTCGTGTCACATGGGGCAGCACGGTGGCAGCATGGTTTTCTGCACTACTGACCCACACGGCCACTTCTCTGCCCTTTCCCATGAAGCCCTGCAGGGAGGGACGAGGGAGCAGAGGCTCAAGAGAGGTGACGTGGCTGACCAGGGTCACCTGGTCCAGCCTGGATTTGGGTCCGTTTCTCACTGAGACCTCCTGCTCCAGTTTGAGGCTGTCGGGTACACCGCTGGGGAACTCAAATTGTGCAATATTTATAGGGCTTCCTACATGTCCTGAACTCATTCATAATCTCTGCGGGCACACAGACCCCGCCAGCCCTTCTTTCAGGGCCCCTCCTCTCTGGACCGACCTTGCCTGCGGCAGAGATCTTGAGGATGTTTTCCATGCATTTTCTTCTGCCACCTTCCCGGTTTCACCACTCAGGAGGGAAGGCCCTGGTCGTCGGTTAGGAAGTGCGGTCACAGATGCTTATTTGTTCTTAGGTTCTTAAAGTTTAGTCCGCGGCATAGCTTCTTGCTTGTTTTTtagagtttttttgagacagggtctccctacgtagcacaggctggccttgaactcaagatcctcctgcctcacctcccgAGTGCCAGGATTGCAGGCGTGCACCCGTAACGTAGCTTTTTAAATCCATCGAATATTATGGGAtgctagggctggtggaggggtcCAAGTGATAGTGCACCTGCCTCGAAAGCCGGAGAGGATGGAGTTCagctcccagtaccaccaaaagaatttATTATGGGATACTAAATCTATGTATTTTggtgggatggggtttgaactcaggccttcgcacttgcaaagcagacactctaccacatgagcctcAACtgcagtccgttttgctctggttatgttggagatggggtgtcttgaactatttgcctgggctggctttgaactgcagtcctgatctcagcctcccaagtagctaggattataggcatgagccactggcaccggtgGGTCTTGGAATTTATACCTGGACATGGCCTCCAGGGATTTTCGAGAAGACCAGGGTTTCTAAGCCAGTCTTTCCCCTTGCAGGACACGTGGCACATGAACAGCTTGGGTTTGAGGTCAGGCAGGCCCAGGTCCTGCCTGTGTGGCTTGTGGTCAGTCACGTAACCTCTCTGAGCCAAGCCCCGATCATCTTAGGGGTTTGGACTTATGTCCATCCTGGAGCCTTTAGTAGGGGGTTGGTCCCCCGGGGAGGCCCCGCATGGGAGGCCTGCAGCACTGCCCAGCCCGTCTGTGTCCCCCAGGCAGCCATCCGGGGTGAGCAGTGGACCCCCATCGAGCCCCAGCCCAAGGAACGGCCACAGGTTGGAGGCACCATCAAGCAGCCACCCAGCAACCCCCCGCCCCGGCCCCCAGCGGAGGCCCGCAAGAAGCCCagcgaggaggaggagggggcggTGGGGGGCCCGCAGGTCAACCCCATCCCGGTGACCGACGAGGTTGTGTGACCTGCGCAAGCTTCTCCCCGGCGGTGCCGGCTCGCATTCCCCGGGGCTGCCACCAGGGGGCGGCGGCACCTACCACAATAAACAGACGACTCCTGCCCTGTGTGACTTCCTGGGTGGGGGGCCTGTGTCGGGGCACCAGTCTTGGCACGTCTAGCGAGCCACGGGGGGAGTTTCGGCCTCATTGGCAACAGATTGTTTTCGCAGTGGCCTGTGAGGTTCGGGAGCATCCTCACGCTATGAACACCTGAAATTCCACCCAGGGAATTCCTCCCTGGCCTGAGGGGACCGAGCAGGTGTCCTCACTTCCTGGCTCTGCCAGACCTGCAGGACTCACCCTCTTATAGCATCCCCAATACCCGCAGAGGCGCGGGTCCCAGGGGCTTCCCTTGGGGCTGAGGCACGCAGATGGGCCATGGGGTGGAGCAGGGATTCCTGGGGAGTCTAGCCTTTCCCCCGAGCCTTTTCTGCAGAAGCAAAGGTGAGGCTGGTGGCCGAAACCTCCTTGTCTGCATACTGCTGGGGGGACACCCAGGACAAGCTGCTGGGGGCTTTTGGCTGCAACCCCTGCTCTGGTGCGGAGGCTCACGCATACCCATGCGTGCTGCCTGCCTGCAGGCATACTCTGCCAGCAACCAGCCGGCCAGGTCCAACTGAGCCAGGCGCCCCTGTGGGAGTCCCTAAGGGTTGGCCTGGCTGCAGCCAGCACACCTCTCTCGTGGACGCAGCCCTGGTGATGCTGCAACCTCTGAGTCTACGAGAGGCCTCACACCCTGTGTGCACGCCCACTGTCCTCTGAGCACCTCACGCTGCAGAGTCAGGGACTCCTCTAGGGTGCTGAGGCCCCTGGGCTGTGGGCCACCTCCCAGGAACCAAATGAGCACAGTACCTATGGCTCAATCCAGCCCAGTCCTTGGCTTCATCCTTCCAGGAAGCCAGCCAGAGCCCAGCACCAGCTCCCTCATACCCTTCCATCTGTCCTGCCTCCACACAAACCCAGAATCGCCACTTCTTGGCCCATTGGCCAGACCTGGGCCACCtgcctttcctccccacccccttagCCAGAGCTGAGCCAGCCATTGCAACCAAAGCCTCCACCCTGTGCTGCAGCTCCAAACCCTCTCAGAATGCCTGGGCTCCACTCCTTGCAGTGAAAGCCAAAGGCTTTTCTGATCCTCCTACCCACTCCTTGGCCCCGACACATTGACCATGCTCAAACCTTCGGATTCCAGCCATGCTTGCTCAGGCCTTTGCAGGGACTGTTCCACTGCCTGGAACACCACTCTCCAGAGACTTCAGGGCTCTGTCCTCTCTTTGGGATCTCTGTCCTGGAAATTTCTTCCTGCTCCTTCCCCCTCAGCATCTGCTCGTTAGCCACGGTAGGAGTCAGGGGTCGTGTCTGTTTCATTCACTGCCCTGTGATGGACAGTTCGTAGAAACTCATATGTCCCCTCCAAGCTCTAGAGAAAGGCCGCCTTCCTTGCAGCCTCCTCCTCTGGGCCCCTGGGCGAGTGTCTttgttctttccctcttctttgtACAGTAGGTAAAGAAGATGCTGGTCAGGTAGGGGAGGCCCTGACCACTGCCCATCGCCCCTGGTAGGCCTGAGGTCCTGAGCCTGTCCCGGGCCTGGCTGCCCTTCCACACAGAGGTCACTTGCTCCCCCAACAGAATCCTGGCGTAGTCCTGGTGTCTCTGGTCTGGCAGGAGTGGGAGGGGCACCTGGGCCTCCCAGGCAAGGGGTCTCTGCTGGGTTGGGGCCGGGAGGCAGAACGGTGATGGATGCCAGTCTGCACAGAGGTGTGCCCCCCGCGAATCAACCCCAGGGCAGAGATGGTGCCCCCAAATGCCAAGGTTGTAACAAAGGGTAGAAGCTGTGGCTCGGCTTTGGGGAGCAACGCCTGTCT
Coding sequences within:
- the Cyba gene encoding cytochrome b-245 light chain gives rise to the protein MGQIEWAMWANEQALASGLILITGGIVATAGQFAQWYFGAYSIAAGVFICLLEYPRGKRKKGSTMERCGQKYMTAVVKLFGPLTRNYYVRAILHLLLAVPAGFLLATILGTACLAIASAIYLLAAIRGEQWTPIEPQPKERPQVGGTIKQPPSNPPPRPPAEARKKPSEEEEGAVGGPQVNPIPVTDEVV